The window GGCGCTGAGGGATTCGAACCCCCGACCCCCTCGGTGTAAACGAGGTGCTCTGAACCAACTGAGCTAAGCGCCCATTCAATTTGCTAAATGGGAGTGCAAATATAACACAGTTTTTGATTTAAAAAATAAAAAGATGAAAAAAAATCACACTACTTCAGCCACAACAAAAGTACTTCCCCCAACATAGACCATGTCCTGTTCGCTAGCATTTTTCATTGCCTTTTTCAAACCCTTGCTTACCGACTTGCAAACCTTCCCCTTAAGTCCTTGTTCTTCTGCTAGTTCCCTTAGTTGGTCGGCTTCCATACCGCGAGGGATGGCTGGCTTTACAAAGTAATAGTGAGCATCTTTTGGAAAAAGGGTCAGTACCGACCTTACATCCTTGTCCTTCACAAAACCTAAGACCACATGGAGTTTCTCAAAAGACTGTTTTTCCACCTGTTTCAGGACCAATTGCAGTCCTTCCTTGTTATGGGCCGTATCACAAACCACTAAAGGATGCTGTTGAAGCACCTGCCATCTCCCCATGAGCCCGGTGTTCTTTACCACATTTTGTAAGCCTTTTGAAATGGCCGCTTCCGGAACTTCAAAATTTTTCAGTTGATGGATACAGGCAACGACACCATTAATGTTCCTTTGCTGATAATCGCCCAACAAATCCGTTTGGTACCCGAGGACTGGTTCCGCATCGGCAAACACAATATTGGATTTGAGCTGATGGGCAATCAGGTTAAAGATCATTTTGGTCTCAGCTTGGGTTTCGCTGATTACCACGGGAACATTTGATTTAATAACCCCAGCCTTTTCCAACGCAATTTTTTCCAAGGTATCCCCCAAAAACTGAGTATGGTCCATTCCTATGTTGGTAATGAGCGCCACTTCGGGCGTAATGATATTGGTAGAGTCCAAACGGCCGCCCAACCCGACCTCAATTACTGCAATGTCCACCTTTTCCTCTTCAAAATAGCTGAACGCCATCCCAACGGTCATTTCAAAAAACGACAGTTTGTTGTATTCAAAAAAGGATCGGTACTTCGCTATAAACTCCCTTACAAATTTTTTGCTGACTACCTCCCCATCGATTTTAATACGTTCCCTAAAATCCTTGAGGTGGGGCGAAGTATAAAGTCCGACCTTGTAACCGGCCTCCTGAAGAATGGACGCCAACATATGGCTGCTGGACCCCTTTCCATTGGTGCCCGCCACATGGATACTCTTGAATTTACTCTGCGGATTATCCAGTACATTACAAAAATGGATGATGTTGTCCAACTTCGCGTTCAAGGCTGCGGCACCTTTTTGCTGGTACATCGGAAGCTGTCCGAACATCCAGTTCAACGTCTCCTTATAGGTCACTACTGTCCCAATTTAAAGTTGACGACCACAAATCCGATTTGCTGGGCCGGTGCATTCGCATCGGAATTCCAACGGTGAAGAAGCGCCGTTTTACGGGCAGGTTCCAAAAGGCATGGCGCATTATTGGTGGTCCCCTTTACTCCCGGCTGAGCTTGGATTACCTTTCCATTTCTATCCACCACAATCCTAACCACTACTCTACCTTCCTCATTGCATTCCTGTCGTACTTTTCCTTGGTTGGCCAACGACCGACCATTAAGGCCGTAACCACCAGTACCACTACCACTGCCCGGCGCGCCGTAGTACGAAGTGGCGTATGGGTCGCCATCAGGCCGGCCCTTATCCCCGGCTTTGTCATCGTCGCCTTCGCTGCCTGTTGTGGTTCCTTCCGATTTTCCAATTCCCCCGATCAAGGCATCAACGCTTTTCTTTTTGGCCTCCTGTTCTCGTCGTTTGCGTTCCTCGGCTTCCCGTTTTTCACGGGCAATACGTTCCGCTTCGGCCTTGGCTTTTTTGGCCTCTTCTTCAGCTTTTCGCTGGGCTTCCTCTCGTTGTTTTATTTTGATGGTCTCCTCATCGTTGCTGGTAAGTACCTCTTCCACGGGTGCCTCTTCCACAACCGTTTGCTCAGGCTGCACAGGCTCTACTTGCTCTTGAGGCTCCTCAGGCTGCCTTTCCACTTCCCTAGGTTCGGAACGTACCCTTTCTATGGGCTGCACCTCACCACTTCCAAATTCCATGGTACCGAAATTAACGGCGATACCATTTTCAATGGGTGGGTCGAGATAGGTCAATCCAATATAAAAAAGCAATAGCAGCAATGCGCTCAACAAAAGTGTGGTGAGCGTAAAGGATTTTTTCTTGTGTCTCGTATCTAAAAAGGACATTATTTTGGCCGCACTGCCAAGATAACCTTGTAACTGTTCCTGTTGGCAATATCCATAACGTTGACCGCTTCTTTGATGGCAACGTTTTCTTCTGCCCTTAGGATGATGGTAGGCTTTTCTTGACCTTCAAGTGCCTTTTTTAATTCAATTTCAATGTATTCTTTGTTGATCTGCTCGTTGTTCACAAAATATTGCAGGTCTTTATTGATGGTCACCGAAACATTCTGTGTATTGGTCGATTTGCCCTTTGCCTTTGGCAACAACAAATCCAACGCATTTGGAGCATTGGAGGTCAGCATGAAAAACACCAACAACAGGAACACAATGTCCGTCATGGACGACATGCTGAATTCAGGGCTTATCTTATTTCTTCCCTTTAGTTTCATGGCAGAGGGTTTATATAGGTTCGTTCAACAAATCCAGGAACTCCACCGCATTGGCTTCCATTTGGTGCACTACCTTGTCGGTTCGATTCACCAAGTGGTTATAGCCGATATAGGCGATGATACCCACGATAAGACCTGCTACTGTCGTGGTCATGGCGGTGTAAATACCGGATGCCAGAGAGCCCATTTCGGCTTGTCCTCCGCTACTTGCCATCTCGTGGAACGCCAAGATCATACCGATAACGGTTCCCAAGAAACCAATCATGGGTGCAGCGCCTGCCACGGTGGCCAGAACACTCACATTCTTTTCGAGTTTGTACACCTCGAGGGTACCTGCATTTTCGATAGAGGTGTTGATGTCGTCCAAAGGCTTGCCTATTCGCGCCACCCCTTTTTCGATGAGTCGCGCTACGGGAGAATCCGTTTGGGCACACAACAAGGTGGCAGCTTCCAGTTTACCATTGCTGATATGGTCACGAATCTGGTTCATGAAATTCTTATCTATCTTGGAGGCCGCCTTTATGGCAAAAATCCGTTCAAAATAGATGTACATAGCAACAAAAAGAAGAACAAAAAGCACCATGATAATGATAACGCTTCCTGTTCCTCCATTTACGATAAGGTCGATTACGGACAAGGTTTTTTCCTCGGAAATTGAAGCAGCTGCTTCAGCACCTTCCGTTACTTCTTGAAAAATATTCATATAAAATCCCCAATTTATTATGCAAGTATAACGGAGATTTTTGAACTAAAGTATCTTTTAGAACAAATATCGCATACCCATGTAGCAAATTGCTCCAGCGATAAAACCTACAAAGGCCAACCACGATATTTTTTTGAGGTACCAGAAGAAATCAATTTTCTCCATTCCCATAGCAACAACACCAGCCGCAGAACCGATAATCAACATACTTCCACCTGTTCCAGCGGAGTAAGCGATAAAGTGCCACAGTTGATCATCCATGGGTTCGGAGAACATTCCCAAACTTGCTGCTACCAAAGGTACGTTATCGATAACGGCAGAACCTACACCTAAAAGAATCACAACCAAATCTGAAACCCTTGTTCCAGCCATCTCGGTTCCAATCAACGGCATACCTTGCTTCAATCCTTCGGCGAAGTTAAACAGAAGCCCCAAGGACTCCAAGGCAGCAACTGCCATCAAAATACCCAAGAAGAACAAAATACTGGGCAATTCAATTTTGGTCAACGCGCTATGCACCGGACTGTGGGAGGCGTGGGCATCGCTTTCTTGATCCAAACTGGAAATAGCGATTTTCTTATTACTATAGATTTCTGCAAATGTTGCGACTACAGCCAAAGATAACATCATTCCTACATAGGGCGGCAAGTGGGTCACGGTTTTAAAAATGGGTACAAAAACGATCGCCCCAAGACCCAAATAGAGCATTCTAGGTCCAAATTTTGATTGAGCGCCATCTTCTTCTTCCATATCTATCTCTCCTTTAAAGGCGGGCAAAAAGGAGGCGATGAAAGATGGGATGAGCATACAGACCAATGATGGTATTAGCAAATGTTCGATGAGCATGGCCGTAGAAACTTTATCCCCGATCCACAACATGGTCGTGGTAACATCACCGATAGGCGACCACGCACCACCAGCATTAGCGGCAATAATAATCAGACCGGCGTACCAGATTCGCACTTCCCGGTCCTTCACTATCTTTTGAAGAATGGAAATAAGCACGATGGTCGCAGTAAGGTTGTCAATGATCGCAGAAAGGATAAAAGCCAAGAAAGAGAAAATCCAAAGGATTTTTTTCTTGCTCCTTGTTTTTACAAATGATTTTATGGTAGCAAATCCATCAAAGTAATCAATGATTTCAACAATGGTCATGGCACCCAACAGGAACACCAAAATTTCGGAAGTCTTTCCCAAATGGTGCAAAAGGGTCTCCTCCATCAATTCCATTTTCTCTTCGTGACCAAAGGCTCCAAAGTTTTCCAACAGGGAGTGATTGCCAGAATCGAACCACGTACTGAAGCCGTCTATCCCGAAAGCCATCAACGCCCACAGTATGGCCATCATGGCCAAAGCAGGAATCAATTTGTCTATTTTTAAATTATGTTCGAGGGTAATTGCCAAATATCCAATTACAAAAATGACAACTAAAAGGGTTTCCATGTTAAGTTTGGTTTAATTAAGGAATTATGTTTTGAGCAGTTATCTGTGCGGCTAAAGATATTCAAAATGAATTTTTCCGCATAATCTAATTGGTATAAAAATATGTGAAACCGATAATTTCGAAGTCAAAACATTCTCTTAAAATTCAAACATTCGCATTTATCGACATCAATACATAGAAATTTGACATCGGAAGAGTATATTTGTAGGTAGTTTTTAAATATTATTCAGTTTTATGGATTTCACACTTTCCGAAGAACAGTTAATGATACAACAAGCGGCCAAAGATTTTGCCCAAAATGAACTTTTGCCAGGTGTCATTGAACGCGACGAAACCCAAACTTTTCCTTGGGAACTTGTCCAAAAAATGGGAGAATTAGGTTTTATGGGGATGATGGTCAACGAAAAATATGGAGGAAGCGGTCTTGGCACCCTCTCCTACGTGCTGGCCATGGAAGAACTATCCAAAATTGATGCCTCCGCCTCCGTTATGGTATCGGTAAACAATTCTTTGGTGTGTTGGGGACTCGAAACCTATGGAACTGAAGAACAAAAACAAAAATACCTGACCCGTTTGGCCACTGGAGAAATCATCGGGGCATTCTGTCTATCGGAACCCGAAGCGGGAAGCGATGCCACATCACAAAAAACAACGGCCATCGACAAAGGCGACCATTATATACTAAACGGAACCAAAAACTGGATTACCAATGGTAACATTGCAGAAGTTTACTTGGTTATCGCCCAAACGGACCGGGACAAGGGACATCGTGGCATAAATGCCCTGATTGTTGAGAAAGGCATGGAAGGTTTTGATATCGGCCCCAAGGAAAACAAATTGGGAATCCGAGGCAGCGATACCCATTCCCTTATGTTCAATGATGTTAAAGTACCCAAGGAAAACCGAATCGGAGAAGACGGCTTTGGCTTTAAGTTTGCCATGAAAACCTTGGCCGGAGGACGAATAGGCATTGCCGCACAAGCCCTTGGAATTGCAGCGGGAGCCTACGAATTGGCCCTAAAATATGCCAAAGAACGGAAAGCATTTGGTACTGAGATTGCCAATCACCAGGCCATTGCCTTTAAACTGGCAGACATGCATACCAAAATTCAGGCGGCCCGCCATTTGGTGTATCAATCCGCTTGGGACAAAGACAATGGGAACGATTATACGCTTTCTGGTGCAATGGCCAAGCTTTATGCTTCTGAAGTTGCCATGGAAACCGCTATCGAAGCCGTGCAGATACACGGAGGTAATGGCTACGTAAAGGATTACCATGTAGAGCGATTGATGCGTGACGCAAAAATAACCCAGATATACGAAGGCACTTCTGAAATACAGAAAATTGTTATTTCCAGAAGTATTATTGCCGATTAAAAATCAATACCCCCTCCCAAAAGAGGGGGTTGTTTTTTATCAATACTGCCCATTCGTCAACTCGACCCTATTTTTTGGTTGACATCTTCCTTGAAATTCTAAAAAAGAACCATACCCCCATCACATCGAAAAGGGAAGACCTTCATTTGAACGGCGAATTTGAGAGAATGATAATTTAGGTTTCCCATATTTCCTAAATTGAATATTTTTTAACCTTTATGAAATAACGTTGATTATTTATCTGATAATCAACTAAAACCTTATTGTTTCTTCATTGATTTTGATATTTTTGAGCAAATACGTTAATGATGGGATTGAAGAAACAAGGTTTATATCTACCAGAATTTGAACATGACAATTGCGGTGCGGGCTTTATTTGTAGCCTAAAGGGCATCAAATCGAATGACATCATACATAAGGCCCTAGAGATTCTCGATAAATTGGAACACCGTGGGGCTGTAAGCGCAGATGGTAAAACTGGTGATGGTGCAGGTATTCTTATCGATATCCCCCATGCCTTTTTTAAGGATGCGTGTGCATTTGACCTACCCGAAGCTGGGGAATATGCCGTAGGAAACGTATTTCTACCACAAAAAGAAAACCAGCGCGATTTCTGCATCAAAGTTTTTGAGGAAAACATCGCCAAACAAGGGCTTCAACTGTTAGGATGGCGACACGTACCCGTCAATCGTTCCGTTCCCGGAAGAATTGCCGCGGAAACCGAGCCCTACGTGATGCAAGTCTTTGTTGGAAAAAGTGAGGATTTGGATGAATTCCAATTTAATCTCAAGCTTTTCATTGCGCGGAAAATCACCGAGCATACCATTATCAATAGTAAACTGTCGGAAAGTGAATTTTTCTACCTTCCCAGTTTATCCACAAAAATCATCATTTTTAAAGGACTACTGGTTCCCAAGGACATCAGCAGGTATTACGAAGACCTGTTGGACCCAAGGGTAGTGACCCGATTGGCTTTGGTGCACCAACGATTTTCCACCAACACCTTCCCAAACTGGGATTTGGCACAACCTTTTAGATATATGTGCCACAATGGAGAAATCAACACCCTACGGGGAAATGTCTCACGCATGCGCTCCCGTGAGGAATTGATGGAAAGTGAATGGTTCGGCGAGGACATCAAAAAGATTCTTCCCGTGGTGCTGCCCGGAAAATCAGATTCCGCCAGCATGGACATGGTGGTGGAGTTATTGTTGATGACCGGGCGTTCGTTACCCGAAGTGATGATGATGCTCGTACCAGAAGCTTGGGAGAAGAACCCTGATATGTCCGAGGCCAAGCGCGCCTTTTACGAATATAACTCCTGTCTGATGGAGCCATGGGACGGACCCGCTTCCATTCCATTTACCGATGGCAACTACATCGGTGCGGTGCTGGATAGAAACGGTCTTCGTCCATCAAGATACTCCGTGACCAAAAAAGGCTATGTCATCATGTCCTCAGAAACAGGGGTGGTAGAGCTAGAGCCAGAAGATATTGAATTCCATGGAAGGTTGGAGCCCGGTAAAATGTTCTTGGTAAACATGGAAGAAGGCAGAATCGTGAACGATGAAGAAATCAAGGAGCGTATTGCCCAAAAACATCCGTATAAAAAATGGCTAAAGGACAATTTGGTGCATTTGAAAGACATCCCATATAATGATTGTCCCGTATTCTTCGGCGAATTTCCGCTTAAAACCAGAAGAACTGCTTTTGGCTATACCCAAGAGGATATCAACACCATTATAATGCCGATGGCCGAAAATGGGAAAGAACCTATTGGGTCCATGGGGTCGGATACACCCATTGCTGTGTTGTCCGAACGCCCTCAATTGATCTACAATTACTTTAAGCAACTCTTTGCCCAGGTAACCAATCCGCCTTTGGACGGTATTCGTGAGGAATTGATCACCGATATTAGCCTGACCTTGGGGAGCGACCATAATATTTTCGACTTTTCGGAACTGCATTGCCGTAAATTGAAAATCCAGAACCCGGTAATCTCCAAGGAAGATTTGGATAAAATCAAAAACTACGATGCCAGTCCCGACTATAAAGTAGTCTCCATTCCCATGCTCTACGAAATCCAAAAAGGACACAATGGATTGGAAGAAGCACTGGATAACATCCTACAACAAGCCATACAGGCCATTGATGATGACGCCAACATTATTATACTATCGGATAGAATGGTCAGCACCGAAATGGCAGCGATTCCTGCTCTTTTGGCTTGTTCGCATGTGAACAGCGGACTGCGTAAGTTTGGCAAACGCTCCAAATTGAGCATCATCATTGAATCGGCCGAGCCTCGGGAAGTGCACCACTTCGCACTCCTTTTTGGTTTTGGTGCAAGTGCCATCAATCCTTACTTGGTCAACGAGATTATTGGGGAACAAATTGAAGAGAACAATATCACCG is drawn from Flagellimonas sp. MMG031 and contains these coding sequences:
- the nhaD gene encoding sodium:proton antiporter NhaD, with product METLLVVIFVIGYLAITLEHNLKIDKLIPALAMMAILWALMAFGIDGFSTWFDSGNHSLLENFGAFGHEEKMELMEETLLHHLGKTSEILVFLLGAMTIVEIIDYFDGFATIKSFVKTRSKKKILWIFSFLAFILSAIIDNLTATIVLISILQKIVKDREVRIWYAGLIIIAANAGGAWSPIGDVTTTMLWIGDKVSTAMLIEHLLIPSLVCMLIPSFIASFLPAFKGEIDMEEEDGAQSKFGPRMLYLGLGAIVFVPIFKTVTHLPPYVGMMLSLAVVATFAEIYSNKKIAISSLDQESDAHASHSPVHSALTKIELPSILFFLGILMAVAALESLGLLFNFAEGLKQGMPLIGTEMAGTRVSDLVVILLGVGSAVIDNVPLVAASLGMFSEPMDDQLWHFIAYSAGTGGSMLIIGSAAGVVAMGMEKIDFFWYLKKISWLAFVGFIAGAICYMGMRYLF
- a CDS encoding folylpolyglutamate synthase/dihydrofolate synthase family protein, coding for MTYKETLNWMFGQLPMYQQKGAAALNAKLDNIIHFCNVLDNPQSKFKSIHVAGTNGKGSSSHMLASILQEAGYKVGLYTSPHLKDFRERIKIDGEVVSKKFVREFIAKYRSFFEYNKLSFFEMTVGMAFSYFEEEKVDIAVIEVGLGGRLDSTNIITPEVALITNIGMDHTQFLGDTLEKIALEKAGVIKSNVPVVISETQAETKMIFNLIAHQLKSNIVFADAEPVLGYQTDLLGDYQQRNINGVVACIHQLKNFEVPEAAISKGLQNVVKNTGLMGRWQVLQQHPLVVCDTAHNKEGLQLVLKQVEKQSFEKLHVVLGFVKDKDVRSVLTLFPKDAHYYFVKPAIPRGMEADQLRELAEEQGLKGKVCKSVSKGLKKAMKNASEQDMVYVGGSTFVVAEVV
- a CDS encoding energy transducer TonB codes for the protein MSFLDTRHKKKSFTLTTLLLSALLLLLFYIGLTYLDPPIENGIAVNFGTMEFGSGEVQPIERVRSEPREVERQPEEPQEQVEPVQPEQTVVEEAPVEEVLTSNDEETIKIKQREEAQRKAEEEAKKAKAEAERIAREKREAEERKRREQEAKKKSVDALIGGIGKSEGTTTGSEGDDDKAGDKGRPDGDPYATSYYGAPGSGSGTGGYGLNGRSLANQGKVRQECNEEGRVVVRIVVDRNGKVIQAQPGVKGTTNNAPCLLEPARKTALLHRWNSDANAPAQQIGFVVVNFKLGQ
- a CDS encoding MotA/TolQ/ExbB proton channel family protein yields the protein MNIFQEVTEGAEAAASISEEKTLSVIDLIVNGGTGSVIIIMVLFVLLFVAMYIYFERIFAIKAASKIDKNFMNQIRDHISNGKLEAATLLCAQTDSPVARLIEKGVARIGKPLDDINTSIENAGTLEVYKLEKNVSVLATVAGAAPMIGFLGTVIGMILAFHEMASSGGQAEMGSLASGIYTAMTTTVAGLIVGIIAYIGYNHLVNRTDKVVHQMEANAVEFLDLLNEPI
- a CDS encoding acyl-CoA dehydrogenase translates to MDFTLSEEQLMIQQAAKDFAQNELLPGVIERDETQTFPWELVQKMGELGFMGMMVNEKYGGSGLGTLSYVLAMEELSKIDASASVMVSVNNSLVCWGLETYGTEEQKQKYLTRLATGEIIGAFCLSEPEAGSDATSQKTTAIDKGDHYILNGTKNWITNGNIAEVYLVIAQTDRDKGHRGINALIVEKGMEGFDIGPKENKLGIRGSDTHSLMFNDVKVPKENRIGEDGFGFKFAMKTLAGGRIGIAAQALGIAAGAYELALKYAKERKAFGTEIANHQAIAFKLADMHTKIQAARHLVYQSAWDKDNGNDYTLSGAMAKLYASEVAMETAIEAVQIHGGNGYVKDYHVERLMRDAKITQIYEGTSEIQKIVISRSIIAD
- a CDS encoding biopolymer transporter ExbD, with the protein product MKLKGRNKISPEFSMSSMTDIVFLLLVFFMLTSNAPNALDLLLPKAKGKSTNTQNVSVTINKDLQYFVNNEQINKEYIEIELKKALEGQEKPTIILRAEENVAIKEAVNVMDIANRNSYKVILAVRPK